In a single window of the Drosophila miranda strain MSH22 chromosome XL, D.miranda_PacBio2.1, whole genome shotgun sequence genome:
- the LOC108164713 gene encoding uncharacterized protein LOC108164713 isoform X1 yields MSRKRMRKFGKNLSVLEPEQAIKPTDYDTCVLFQAKFRKNFACGAEKGHPKGRPKGRPKGPLKGRPKGPLKGPLKGQKPQSCAACQASPKVRVPPIAKVQVQQQKGSCSIGAPRLCTLSIRSKGQKKLQSNGGKQNSPPGSSDNEAYTPLDCYPVPDDATAEAASMKKAKKKPRKRYRIRNKMYSGVVDRVLESLAEMATNMLHARGMHIWDAKSDVEVAAVVDYLILSDNLPARIAAAIAQTGEQMNAEEVALVENAVVNNLQEAKRVLEQKKTNAATTGGAAQTPIPPMQKDLAKRRAAAEAVATGGAAQTPIPPMQKDLAKRRAAAEAVATGGAAQTPIPPMQKDLAKRRAAAEAVATGGAAQTPIPPMQKDLAKRRAAAEAVATGGAAQTPIPPMQKDLAKRRAAAEAVATGGAAQTPIPPMQKDLAKRRAAAEAVATGGAAQTPISPMQKDLAKRRAAAEAVTTGGAAQTPIPPMQKDLAKRRAAAEAVATGGAAQTPISPMQKDLAKRRAAAEAVATGGAAQTPIPPMQKDLAKRRAAAEAVATGGAAQTPIPPMQKDLAKRRAAAEAVATGGAAQTPIPPMQKDLAKRRAAAEAVATGGAAQTPIPPMQKDLAKRRAAAEAVATGGAAQTPIPPMQKDLAKRRAAAEAVATGGAAQTPIPPMQKDLAKRRAAAEAVATGGAAQTPIPPMQKDLAKRRAAAEAVATGGAAQTPIPPMQKDLAKRRAAAEAVATGGAAQTPIPPMQKDLAKRRAAAEAVATGGAAQTPIPPMQKDLAKRRAAAEAVATGGAAQTPISAMQKDLAKRRAAAEAVATGGAAQTPIPPMQKDLAKRRAAAQMAEHSPPLSVNTNKVEKICHLAEDLFAVWGATNSLNRIEGFHVGSFLAELKAMSNPRVAEEMFKNHAGIDEIMSLLKNFNDLTKMVNEHEEEGPEEEEGSEEEAGPEEEAWLEEEAGPEEEAGPEEEAGPEEEAGPEEEAWLEEEAGPEEEAGLEEEAGPEEEAGPEEEAGPEEEAGPEEEAGPKEEAGLEEEAGPEEEAGPGARPAGVVEKADKNVGTDGDLGMWIPLSVPNYSAAKMAEQLRQLAAAKMEKRNAQDQATDGFNKQSFYGELAVHEKAKAGPNQDLKDLSESFVDLSLGPPEPMEEVGEYGHWANKMMSMVRNLGDLVTGAIDGYRAIQQTAAQNAEEIRLFSEDGYAMEQNQPKDITDPIPEMQSPSDELKARILHLEEQVMNAKEGPELNGPMPNAIPEGNPEMNDFAENASDDENEMMFFDTTNDDGQLKEWYENGEKVTGYYWPMIVGGTFGLKKKRRSVEILK; encoded by the coding sequence ATGTCGCGCAAACGGATGAGGAAATTTGGCAAGAATTTGAGTGTCTTGGAGCCAGAGCAAGCCATTAAGCCCACGGATTATGATACTTGCGTCTTGTTCCAGGCTAAGTTCCGTAAAAATTTTGCCTGTGGGGCAGAGAAGGGGCATCCGAAGGGGCGTCCGAAGGGGCGTCCGAAGGGGCCTCTGAAGGGGCGTCCGAAGGGGCCTCTGAAGGGGCCTCTGAAGGGGCAGAAGCCACAGAGTTGTGCCGCCTGCCAGGCGTCACCGAAAGTGCGTGTCCCGCCGATCGCCAAAGTGCAAGTGCAACAGCAGAAGGGGTCGTGCTCCATCGGGGCACCAAGATTGTGCACCCTCTCGATCAGAAGCAAGGGGCAGAAGAAGCTTCAGTCGAATGGCGGTAAGCAAAACTCGCCGCCGGGCAGCAGCGATAATGAGGCGTACACACCGCTCGATTGCTATCCAGTGCCGgatgatgccaccgccgaGGCCGCGTCGATGAAGAAGGCCAAGAAGAAGCCGCGCAAGCGCTATCGCATCCGCAACAAGATGTACAGTGGGGTTGTCGATAGGGTCTTGGAGTCCTTGGCCGAGATGGCCACCAACATGCTGCATGCCCGCGGCATGCACATCTGGGATGCCAAAAGCGATGTCGAAGTCGCCGCGGTGGTCGATTACTTGATCCTCTCCGATAACCTGCCCGCCCGCATAGCGGCCGCTATTGCCCAGACAGGCGAGCAGATGAACGCAGAAGAGGTGGCACTCGTCGAAAATGCTGTCGTCAATAACCTGCAGGAGGCAAAACGTGTCCTGGAgcagaaaaaaacaaatgcaGCTACCACCGGAGGAGCTGCTCAAACGCCAATCCCGCCCATGCAAAAGGATTTGGCCAAGCGACGAGCTGCCGCCGAGGCAGTTGCCACCGGAGGAGCTGCTCAAACGCCAATCCCGCCCATGCAAAAGGATTTGGCCAAGCGACGAGCTGCCGCCGAGGCAGTTGCCACCGGAGGAGCTGCTCAAACGCCAATCCCGCCCATGCAAAAGGATTTGGCCAAGCGACGAGCTGCCGCCGAGGCAGTTGCCACCGGAGGAGCTGCTCAAACGCCAATCCCGCCCATGCAAAAGGATTTGGCCAAGCGACGAGCTGCCGCCGAGGCAGTTGCCACCGGAGGAGCTGCTCAAACGCCAATCCCGCCCATGCAAAAGGATTTGGCCAAGCGACGAGCTGCCGCCGAGGCAGTTGCCACCGGAGGAGCTGCTCAAACGCCAATCCCGCCCATGCAAAAGGATTTGGCCAAGCGACGAGCTGCCGCCGAGGCAGTTGCCACCGGAGGAGCTGCTCAAACGCCAATCTCACCCATGCAAAAAGATTTGGCCAAGCGACGAGCTGCCGCCGAGGCAGTTACCACCGGAGGAGCTGCTCAAACGCCAATCCCGCCCATGCAAAAGGATTTGGCCAAGCGACGAGCTGCCGCCGAGGCAGTTGCCACCGGAGGAGCTGCTCAAACGCCAATCTCACCCATGCAAAAGGATTTGGCCAAGCGACGAGCTGCCGCCGAGGCAGTTGCCACCGGAGGAGCTGCTCAAACGCCAATCCCGCCCATGCAAAAGGATTTGGCCAAGCGACGAGCTGCCGCCGAGGCAGTTGCCACCGGAGGAGCTGCTCAAACGCCAATCCCGCCCATGCAAAAGGATTTGGCCAAGCGACGAGCTGCCGCCGAGGCAGTTGCCACCGGAGGAGCTGCTCAAACGCCAATCCCGCCCATGCAAAAGGATTTGGCCAAGCGACGAGCTGCCGCCGAGGCAGTTGCCACCGGAGGAGCTGCTCAAACGCCAATCCCGCCCATGCAAAAGGATTTGGCCAAGCGACGAGCTGCCGCCGAGGCAGTTGCCACCGGAGGAGCTGCTCAAACGCCAATCCCGCCCATGCAAAAGGATTTGGCCAAGCGACGAGCTGCCGCCGAGGCAGTTGCCACCGGAGGAGCTGCTCAAACGCCAATCCCGCCCATGCAAAAGGATTTGGCCAAGCGACGAGCTGCCGCCGAGGCAGTTGCCACCGGAGGAGCTGCTCAAACGCCAATCCCGCCCATGCAAAAGGATTTGGCCAAGCGACGAGCTGCCGCCGAGGCAGTTGCCACCGGAGGAGCTGCTCAAACGCCAATCCCGCCCATGCAAAAGGATTTGGCCAAGCGACGAGCTGCCGCCGAGGCAGTTGCCACCGGAGGAGCTGCTCAAACGCCAATCCCGCCCATGCAAAAGGATTTGGCCAAGCGACGAGCTGCCGCCGAGGCAGTTGCCACCGGAGGAGCTGCTCAAACGCCAATCCCGCCCATGCAAAAGGATTTGGCCAAGCGACGAGCTGCCGCCGAGGCAGTTGCCACCGGAGGAGCTGCTCAAACGCCAATCTCAGCCATGCAAAAGGATTTGGCCAAGCGACGAGCTGCCGCCGAGGCAGTTGCCACCGGAGGAGCTGCTCAAACGCCAATCCCGCCCATGCAAAAGGATTTGGCCAAGCGACGAGCTGCCGCCCAGATGGCTGAGCACTCGCCGCCGTTGAGCGTCAACACCAACAAGGTTGAAAAGATTTGTCATTTGGCCGAAGACTTATTCGCGGTGTGGGGGGCCACCAACTCACTCAATCGTATCGAAGGATTTCATGTAGGATCATTCTTGGCCGAACTGAAGGCCATGTCCAATCCGCGGGTGGCCGAAGAGATGTTTAAAAATCATGCCGGGATCGACGAAATAATGTCTTTGCTGAAGAACTTTAATGATTTGACCAAGATGGTTAACGAACATGAAGAAGAGGGGCCCGAAGAAGAAGAAGGGTCCGAAGAAGAAGCAGGGCCCGAAGAAGAAGCATGGCTCGAAGAAGAAGCAGGGCCCGAAGAAGAAGCAGGGCCCGAAGAAGAAGCAGGGCCCGAAGAAGAAGCAGGGCCCGAAGAAGAAGCATGGCTCGAAGAAGAAGCAGGGCCCGAAGAAGAAGCAGGGCTCGAAGAAGAAGCAGGGCCCGAAGAAGAAGCAGGGCCCGAAGAAGAAGCAGGGCCCGAAGAAGAAGCAGGGCCCGAAGAAGAAGCAGGGCCCAAAGAAGAAGCAGGGCTCGAAGAAGAAGCAGGGCCCGAAGAAGAAGCAGGGCCCGGAGCACGCCCAGCAGGAGTAGTCGAAAAGGCCGATAAGAACGTTGGCACAGACGGAGATTTAGGTATGTGGATACCCTTGTCTGTGCCCAATTATAGTGCCGCCAAGATGGCTGAACAGCTCCGTCAGTTGGCCGCAGCTAAAATGGAAAAGCGGAACGCACAAGACCAGGCCACGGACGGATTTAATAAGCAATCCTTTTACGGAGAGCTGGCTGTCCATGAGAAAGCCAAAGCTGGGCCCAATCAAGATTTAAAAGACCTTTCCGAATCGTTTGTCGACCTCTCCTTGGGGCCCCCGGAGCCGATGGAGGAGGTGGGTGAATATGGACATTGGGCCAACAAAATGATGTCCATGGTAAGGAATTTGGGTGACTTGGTAACGGGTGCCATTGACGGTTATCGCGCCATACAGCAAACAGCCGCTCAGAACGCCGAAGAGATTCGTCTGTTTTCCGAAGACGGATACGCCATGGAGCAGAACCAGCCAAAAGATATAACAGATCCGATTCCGGAAATGCAATCACCTTCGGATGAACTGAAAGCCCGTATACTGCACCTGGAGGAACAAGTAATGAATGCTAAAGAGGGTCCAGAGCTCAACGGACCGATGCCGAATGCCATACCGGAGGGTAACCCGGAGATGAATGATTTCGCAGAGAACGCCAGCGATGATGAAAATGAAATGATGTTTTTCGATACCACCAACGATGACGGACAGCTGAAGGAATGGTATGAAAATGGAGAGAAGGTAACCGGCTACTACTGGCCAATGATTGTGGGCGGCACCTTTggtttaaaaaagaaaagaagatcGGTTGAAATTTTAAAGTAA